The following DNA comes from Triticum aestivum cultivar Chinese Spring chromosome 3D, IWGSC CS RefSeq v2.1, whole genome shotgun sequence.
TGGGAGGCGCGACACTATGGCATCCTGTTGCCCGCATCACGGAGTGGCGGGCACCGACTTGCCACAGGACCGCACCAGGTCGTCGCCGCCGACTCCGGGACGTGGCCGCGAGACGAACTGTAGCCAAGGCTGCCTTGGTCGGGGCGATAGGAGCACTGTAGCCACGTCCGCCCGTCGTAGGAGGGGCTTGTCCGTTCATCGGTCGGCCTGAGCGGGAGCCGGCTCGGCCGGATCAAGCCTTGGTGCCACGCCCAGCCGGCCTAGAGCCGGATGCCGGCTGGCGGGTCAAGCCGGATGGCAGGGTGTTTGCCACCCTGTTGTTTTGGAAGATTGTCGGTACTGAATTTTCCTACCCAGGGATCATCCTCCCGACACTGCCTTTGCAATGCTGCACCGGGAGAAGGGcggttaggtttttggggagcattTAAGACACGACTGCTCGTAGTTGTTCGACTATGTCCTCGACCTCGACTTACACATGGGTGAGAAGCCACCAAGAAGAAGGCTACCAAGGATGCTACTGTCGCCCCCACGGCTCTAACCTGGCCAACTGGGGGAGTATAATCTCTTTAGCCATCTTTCTGATTATTTTTGTGTTAGCCGTACTAGTTGTCTCCATGCATATATCTAATCTGTGCGTAGTACCTACTTACATGTTTAGATATAGTGTCAATGTCATGTTCATGATTTATTTTTGGATTAAATCAATTGGAAACTTGCTAATTTATCCAACAATCAAATAACCTTATTTTTGCATTTAAATTTTTGAATCATGGCTTTGGTGCAACATTGAAACCGAACCCGTTTACGAGTATGCATTTTAAGCATTGGCAAATCAAAATTAACTTGTGGCTCACAACATTGAACGTGTTATGGGTCATTGGTGGCAGTCCTGAAGGAGCAATTGCTCCTGAACATTAGAAGGCATTTAAGGAGGCCACCATCGTCTTTGTCGGAGACGTTTTGAGTGTGATCAAAGACAATCTAGTTGACACAACTTTACATATGCGGGTTGCCAAGAACTTGTGGGATGCCCTCGAAGCTATGTTCGGCGGGGCTAATGTCGGAAGCGAGATGTATGTCATGGAGCAGCTCCATGACTATAGGATGTTTGAGAACCATCTTGTATTGTACCAGGCTCGTGAGAAACAATGCATCGCTAAGGAGCTCGCACTCCTTAAGTGAGATTTACCGGACAAGTTTATCGCGGGATGCATAGTTGCTAGACTCCCTCCTTCCTAGAGGAGCTTTACTACTACTCTGAAACTTCAGAGACTTGAGTTCTCAGTAGAGGAAGTCATCGGTCATCTCAGTGTTGAAGAGAATTCGAGAGCAAATAAGTCAGATACTAAGATGACCGATGGACCTTCTAGCACCAACATGGTGCAGAAGAATATTCACAATTTCAAGGAAAAGAATTCGGTATAGCAGAATACCATGTTCAGAAAAAAGAGgtaagaagaacaacaagaaacaCAACAAATATGATTGCTTCACTAGCGATGGGGATGgccactgggcctccaagtgcctGTAGAAGTGCAAGAAGCCAGGACAGAAACTCTAAGTCTGTCAACGTGACCATGGGCAACAATGATAATGGGGCATCTGGATAtgataatttatttattgtattgtCGGATTGTTAGTCTACAGATTTGTGGGTTGATATAGGTGCAAATATTCATGTGCGTGCAGATatttcattgttctcttcttacTAGGCTACGCGATACGGCTCCACACTGGAGGGAAACGGCGCGAGTGCGTCTGTTCAGGGTGTTGGcatggtggatctgaagtttacttcgagaAGGATCGCTCAGCTGAAGAATGTGTACCATCTCCCCGCTATCAAAAAGAATATCGTTAGTGGCTTCCTTCTCTGTGAAGAACAGCCTAAGTTGGTCTTCGCGTCTAATAAAGCAGTCATGCCGAAATATGAAAGATAATTTgggagtatctcaattgatcttagTTGTGCCTTCGAACTTTTGAAACTACACACTATGATCATATGGAGTTAGAGAAGGTTCACGGTCTAAATATCCAAAACGACTTAAGATCTTCTCAAACATAATGGGATTGCACAAGTGTAATCTCACCCTCATTATCCCTCGATGGCTTAAAGTTTACGATACCATCAACCGCACCAATGTCttttcatctcaaagttatgagtTAGAAAAGACTTAACCTCCTCATTGACTTTGAAGTTGGTCCCAAAtattaatatgtcatcaacatacaagcacaataTACTCCTTCATATCCAAGGCGTGTAGCACAAGAAACATCGGCACTTGACGTGGAGCGCGACATGCCCACTATCTGGCATGGTTGATGAAGATGCATTTCATGCAGTAATAAGAAGTGAGAATGCAACCATACTTTGAGATTCTATGCAAGATGTCTAACCTATACCAAAGAAAGAACAAATTTAGTATATCAAAGAAAAATGGATGTCGAATTGTTTGGCACTGCATTCAAGCGACGTCTGTGATATGAATATCATGCTGATATGGAGAATTTAGAGCCTTCGGAATTACTTGGCTCATGGAAAGGAAATTTCTATGTTGAAGTTTCAAGGAGTTTCTTATGTAGCTATCTCGGTTCGGTTCGCAATGTTGAGCACCTTACCACCAAGCAAATTATCAATGGCAAGCCACATGTAGTTGATTTTCAGAAGGTGCTGATTGTGAAGGATCCGCCGTCAACTCCCTCATGGATGCCGCTACCAGCTGAATGGCTGGTTGTATCGGTGGACATGTCCTTTTCTTCAAAGGGTGGTTCGGTAGGAGCGGGAACTATCTTGAGAAACAACATGGGTGAGGTCATTTTTGCTACTTGGCAGCTGATGTTCTTTTGTAACAATGCTCTGGAAGCAGAAATTCAAGCTATGACGATAGCAATGTCTCTAGCCATTCAATAATCAAGCCTTTTTATTTAGGTGTAAACCGACTCAGTGGGACTTCTATCTTCTATGTTACATGCTTCACTCGTCAAATCGTCACATGGTAATCTGGTTAAGGAAATCAAGAGTCTTGTGGTAGATAGGAAGTTTAAACGGGTGAGGGTTTGGGGCATGCAGGTGTGGGTGCACCAAGTCCCTTGCGCGTGTTTTTTCTTTTGGCTTTTGGCTTTTGAATTTCAAACTTTCATATTTTTTGAATAAAAAGTTCAAATTAAGTTCTGTTTTCATATTCaatatgttttgatgaattttGATTATTTTTTGTTCAGTTTCAACTTTTGACACTTAGTACAAGCAACCGGTAAAATCACGACTTTAGTACCGGTACCGGCAAAAAAAATCGCTTAAAGTTTCAACGTGAAACTTGATACTCGTGGCCAAGAAAATCAGAATTTTCAGTTGGAAAATCATAAGTTTCAACAATTAAAACTGAAAGTTACTGTGGCCTCATGTGGGATCCAACTATTTCGCGAATTGTGAGGCAATCGAGCGGCCATGCAGAGCTTGGTAAGCCATGCCCTCGCACTTGTGTGCCCTGCGAATTTGTGGAGTTTAAACCAGTTAAGAAAGTAAGATCTCAAAATAGTGTCTTACGTTTGTCTTTAAAAGAAAGAGCACCCTCTTCGATCTCCATTATCCGAAACCAAGATGTCTTGTTCCTAAAACAAACTACTGACAATGAAAACATTGTCTCAATTATGTTTGTACGGCTCACAACACTATTTGTTGGTTGTAACGAGGGCCCCATTCATTCATGATCTTGTATTAGCAGCCTGTTGATATGGAATAATACTCCATGATTACCCGAAAAAATAATGTTCATGCGAATGCCATCTCGTGAAAGCTCGTAGAATATCCAAACCAAGCTACCTCGGAGACTTCCTCTCCACGACTCGCACAAAAGACGCCTCAGAGTTAAGGGCCCCTCGTGCACATCTCGTATTTTGGCGAAAAATCTCGTAGACCCCGCCGCAAAGTCCGACCGCAAGCGCGCGAGCAAGCAAAGCCAAAGCCGAAGCCGGTGGACGGTGGTGACCGTCCCAGAGACGGCAGGCGGCAGCAAGACGAGGCCACAGCTGCGCGCGAGACCCCACCCGTTTACGTGCTGCGTATGGGGACCGGGTCAACACCTCCAACTGTCCCGTACGTAATCGCCTCCCCGATACCGATACCGCCGCGGGCCCCACGCGAAAGCGCCCCATGCCTCCAAGTCCACAGACGACGCGACGCCGACGACGACGAGACACCCGGCTCCGTGCCGTGCCAGATCCACGCCGAGGTCCCCATGATTTCTCCCCCTTCCCTTCCGCGCGCCACATTTTCCCCGTGCCGCCTCGCGTCGCGCCATGCCCACGACGCCCAGCTACGCGCCAGGCAGGCAAACCCACACCAGCTTAACTCAGACTGCGAGTCCTTGGGGTTGGATGGATATATCTATTTGGAAGAGTGCTCCCCATGCATGCGGAGCTTCCCGTACGTGTTCAAATTCCATTCAAACTAAAAAGTAAGTATAGGTACGTGCAACGCTGCAGGCTTGAACCATGTGATGTACTGTTCAAATGGGGACGAACTGACGAACAGTAACAGCAGGCGTGTTAcgtggcgggccccggcctgctGACTTGGTCTTCGCGGGACCGATGACGAGTTCACATTCACATCCGAGCGAGCCGGCTGGGCAGCGACTTGTTTGAAAATGCCAAGGAGAAGAAGGTAAAACAAGCCAAGACAAGAGAGCCTGAAAGGGGAGAGGGGGTGGAAAAAATTTCAAGATGTGAACAAACACGTAGATGAGCATCCGGTAAGCTGTCATTGTTCTTTACCCCCTACATTTCTTCTGCTTTGACTAGCATAGAAATAGGACAACGCTAACGTCCACACGTACGATGGGAGTCAAACCCGTCCACACGCCCTATAACACACAGATTAcgccatgtcaccgcatgcatgcatgtgggaatctttttcgattttcagtttacaaaatgttttatctcttaaatgaaaaatccgattgaagatccgttttcaccattaaatcccttgcgacgagatcttcgaaactagatctcgtatcaatatatttcgacaaaaattttttgggttaaaagttgtcatgtctattgcacatgaattgccatgatatgtttcaactattttcttctacatttaaaagtaaattttgacatattataaaacggagAATTAAGAAACTAAACTTGTCATGCACCATTAAACAAAATtgacatgatacatgcacttaaaattgccatggttcatacaaaaaatttatttttatggtcaaagtactggaattaccatcataaaaaaactaaaattgccatgctctacaaactaaaattgccacatggcaactttagtttaagcactattgCAACTACACtttaaacatcatggcaacttttgggcaaaaaaaaaaattcatcgaaacatatcaacatggggtctactTTTAAAGATCTCGTCCAGATGAATTTAATGGTGAAAACTGATTTTTAATTTGATTTtctaattaggagataaaacatttttaagtcgaaaaccaaaaagatttctgctgatgtcatcttttcatacgtggcaaaatgagtgatgATGGAGGCGTGTGAGCGatatgcaaacgcccacacgtgtcgGCGTTAGTTTTTCCGTAGAAATATCTCCGAGGGGCCATTATTTTACTTATTACTATAGTTATAATTATTACAGTGAAATATCAACAGCTGCGGGCGATGGAGAAAAGAACTAAGGGAAGGAATGAACTAATACAACTTTTTTTTGCCGCCGCAAAATCACGAAAGAAAATGGGTGATCGTATATCATGCTTGGTATCAAAACCAAAGGAACGTCTCGAGAAGCTAATCCTGACCAAAGAAGAATGGAACACCATCAGTGTATAACTTGCAACCTAGCTATCTGGTTTCTCAACTCTTTTCCGAACTTGACCAGGCCATTCATTGGGTCTCGCTGTTGGTGTTGTTGCTCGTCGTGTTGTTACTGGTCGTCATCACATTGTTGTTACtggtgttgttgttgctgttgttcgCGTTGCTGTTGCCGGCGGCGTGCTGGCCGGCCATGATCGACGAGATGGCCGCGGCGAGGGCCACGGTGAAGTTCGGGTCCGCGGTGATCGCAGCCGCCGCTGCGCTGACGGTGTCGGACAGCTGGCCTGGCAGGCCCATCGGTGGCCTGGGCTGCGCGAACTGCCCGGCGTCCACCGAGTCGGAGGACATCTGCAGCCCAGAGAACTTGGACTGGTTGTACAGCATGTGCGGCGGCATCGCGAAGGCCGGGGCCATCCCACCGCCGGGCATCGGAACATGGAACTGCCCTGGTGCATGCGGTCGGGCGACGTTTAGCGGCATGGCGTTGGGCGCTCCGGGCGGCGCGTGGGTGAGGTCGAGCGTGACCGTCGGGAACGGCGCGGACGCCGAGATGGTGGCCATGCTGGACGAGCACGGCAGCACGGTGCGCGCGAGGAAGTTGGAGCTCATGAGCCCCGCGCCGTCGGCGCTGGGCATGGAGCCGGAGAGCAGCATGGACGCAGCGGCCGACGTGGTGGACGCCATGGCCATGGCCGCCGGCGGGAGCGGGTGGTTGTGCGTGCCCTCGTACGTGGTGATGAGGATGGTCCGGTCCTCGGCGCATCGTTGCACCTGTTAGTCAATGGCATCACGCATAAAGAAAAAAGTTAGACCAATCATGCACCCCGTCCCCGATACGCTACTTCCGGACGTCACCTTTGACCAAGAAGCGAACCAGTCGTGGCCAGTTAGTTAAGAGTACCTGCTTGCGCACCGGGCAGCCGGTGGCCATGGTGCAGCGGTAGTATGCGCGTGGGCAAGGGTTTCCCTTGGCCATCTTCTGACCGTACTTCCTCCATTGGCATCCATCGGCGATCTGCAGCCATGCACGTACGGTAAAGTCAGCACGATTCATACACAAGGGACTCAAGGCCCGTGTCTCCGTTCGAGCAAAAACTAGAAAATGATCAAGAAGAAGAAGTAGTCTTACAATCGGGGCTTCGGAACGTGCGCGAACGGAGACACGGGCCTTCCTCATGGTGGCCTCCTGCGCTTGCTGGTCGTGGCCCTTTGCCGCCgctcccagctgctgctgctgctgggtcATCCCGCGCCCGGGCAACCACCCCGCGGTGGACGGGCCGTCAGGGTTGTCGCCGCGCTCAGGGTCCTCGTTCCCGTTGGACGACGACCGGCGCGGGCTCCCGACCTCCGTGGACGAGTTGGACGGCTCTTCCGCCACGTCAGCGCTGGCTCCCGACGGGCCCAGACCCAGGAACTGCCTCGGCACGATGGCACTCTCGTTCTTGCCATCCTAATAAAATCGGAAAAAGAGGAATTGATTCAGTAAATTTCTTGGCCAAGTCAAACTAGTGATCCCTAGCTAGGTTTAGAGTAGTAAGAATAGTACCTCCTGAGTCGGAGGTTGTTGCGGCTGGACCGGAGGCATCTGGGTCCTTTGCTGCATTAGCGCGACGAGATGCATCTGCAGCGCATGGTAGCTGTTGTTGACCTGGGTCAACATCCCTCGCAGCCGCTGGTTCTCCTCGTTCATGCGGCTCAGCTCGGCCTGCATCGCCGCGAGCTGCAGGACGCGACACGCGTGAGTTAATACACATCGAGTCAAACATCACCGGCCAGATCCACCATGTTCGCCGTCCACAACGCTAATCGACGAGATCGAGATTTTATGGACAGATCATGGATAACTACGTACCTCGCCGGTGTTCCTGCCGTTCCTGTCCTCGTCGGCCCGGGACGCCCCGTCGTCGTCGACCACCATGGACCGGTCGCTCCTCGTGTTGTTCCCGGGAAGGAGCTGCAGGATCGAAAGGTAAGTATTAGATCGCCGTATATATAGAAAAACAAGCAGTGCCTTCTTGCcatttaagaaggaagaagaatggGTGAAGAAGCGGTGGCGGACGTACGTTAATGGTGAGGTCCTCCTTCTTGATGGCGAGTCCGGCGGCGGAGGCCTGATCCTTGTGGTCGTCCGCGTCGGCACCGGCCGATGCCCGGctcttcttcatgttcttcttCTCGTCGGAGAAGAAGTCAACCTCGATGGACCTCctccccctgccgccgccgccaccaccgccgtcgtccgccTCCATGCTCCTGTGGAACGGCGCCGGCGATAGCAAGTTCAAGAAGCCGAGCTGCCGCGGCGAGGCGTCCAGGGCGagcagtcctcctcctcctccgccgccaccgaGGTGGCCCTTGTCCATGCAAATCGAGAGCCTCCCTGGAGAAGAGAGAGACGCCTTGCTAgccgaggggagagggagagggagagggagagagaaagaaaCGTGTCGTAGAGACCGAAAGAGGGAGGAGTCTGAAGTCTCTCCCCGGTAGGACGGGGCGCGTATAAAAAAGGGCGAGCTGGCTGGGAGGCCCAGATCTGACATCAGGCGCTGCGTCAGTGCGGGGGCCCACGTGGCGCGGCCGGAGTGGCGGGAGGGACGACGACCCGATCCCGGGCCCACGAGGACCGGATCGCCCTTTCCGGCGAGGCGGAGACGGACGGCAGCTGGCTGGGCTTTGGCTCCATGTTATTTTCGTGCTTGTCTGCGCTTTTCCTCCCCGGCTTGCAACTTTTCTCCACGGATCAGAAGCCCGGCTCGTTAAGAAATCGGGAAATTTATGGGCGGGGCGACGGGGACGTGCCCCGTGCAATGCAAAGCGACGGGGGCCGCTCCGCTGCGTCTCCTTTTTCCGTCTGCAATGGCGACTTCGCCTGTCGGTCCAACTATTTTCAACATCGCGTTGTTGATACCGCGGGCCGCCGTCGCCGGCTAAACACGCACATTTTCGCAAAATGGGAAATGTTTACTAGGGGTAGCCTTTTAGCCAACATTTGCTACCAGGCCAGCTGCTTGCTACTAGGACTAGTATAGTATGGTCTATCAAACCCTGCGTGGCGCCAGATCTCACCGTCGATCGATCGATGACTCGCCATTTGTACattcctgcaaaaaaaaaaaactatgtGAATGGGGTTCTCTTCTCTTTTGTTGTGCACACATATGGGGCCTCTTGTCTTTCGTTTGTTGAGCAATTCTCTCTTGCTATTGAGAAAGAATATTGAGGTCAGCACGTACTGCACGAGGAATGGAGTTTTTCCACGGGCAGAAGGTTCCTCCCATTAGATTACTCGCCTCAACAAAAGGGAAAAACGGTACGGAGCAGGTCAGGTCTAAACTAAGACCCTGTTTAGTTCATAAGTCCTAAGACTTTTTCTaatcccaactaaaaagtccctagtccctaaaaagtcccttcctctttgttttcagagactaaaaagtccctagtccccttctaaaggttattaaatgaccatgttgcccttAGTATAAAaaaaacaatcaaacaacaccatggggtggcgggccaatggatgcatggaggagcattgttggaaaagtcccaaaaatcctaaaaaagactctccttgagagtcttcttcatttagtatgcctagtttagtccctacaGCGTGTTTGGTTGGGGGGAGTTGAAGATAGGAATGGGAGTTTAAGGTAAGTGGCACTTTAAGTCCTTTGATTGACTCAGGGACATGGGAATTAAAAAGGGAAGGGGAAGGGGAGTTAAGAGGCCCAACTCATTCAAATATCTTCCCTAGGGGGACCCTGGTAATTTAACCTGGGATTGGGAATTGACAGAGAAAAAAAACGTTTTGTTGGTTGGGACGTGGTGAGGGGTGGCCTTTCATGTTAAAAGTTGGTTATTTCTCTGCCTAATCCCACCAACTAAATAGGGGCAGTTAATTATCTCTTAAATTCCCACATTTAATTGCCTCCACATGCCAAACAGAGAAATGAGACTTCAAATCAACTTCCCATGTATAATCCCTTGGCAAATTTCCATCGCTAAACTCCCATGCCCTCTCCCTGTCGTTACCAAACACGTTGTAAAAAGTtcctcccgtttggtaaaaaaaGTCTCTAAGAGACAAGCTGGTGTCGATCCTACAAAAAAGAGTCCCTGCAAACAAACGCCCCCTAAAACTACTAGTCAGAAACGAGCTGGTGCCGATCCTGAGGCTGCCCTGCCTGATTGATCGGCACAGGGTCGCGAGTCCACACGCACAGCAGACTCGGATCTCCCCCGTTTTCCTTTTCTTAATCGCCTCTCGAGATCTTTATGGCCTGGCTAGCTAATCTTCTTTCTTAATGAGATTTAATTTTGAATAATCGTTTCGCTCCAGGTTCGACGAAGGTTAGCAGGAGGGGAGTCAATGGGCGCACCACGAAACCCCCGCTCCCGATTGGGCCCGGCCCGCTCCACGTGGACAAAACGTCAACGCCCTTGACCTGCCCGGTCCCACTGACAGGGCTTGACGAGTGGTGCTTcacttccttttcttccttttcggGCGTCTTTTTCGGATAAGAGCGGAACAGTCCTAGCTCGCTGTTTGGTTCGCATCAAAACATGGCCAGTTCGAAGCCAAGTCGGGGATTGGCAGGATGTAGGCATCTCGCCTTTTGGAAGAGAGACTGCGTGTGTGTGTTGTGGGAACGGTCCAAGATGCGTTCGGTGCGTACGTGCTGAAATTCTTAAACAAGATTTCATGCATCCTTAAAAGTTGGCTCTGCCTATCCTATACTCTGATTTGATATACTACTACTCGCTACAGTTTTCGGCATGTGCACTTTTTTTTTGCGGCATGTGCACTTTGTGCCGCAGGGCATGATTGATGGTCTCAATAGTTGCCGTACCATTTCGATTTCATCCACACGGGGGGTGTTCCCTGTTCGTCCACCGTGTGGAAATTGATCAG
Coding sequences within:
- the LOC123078003 gene encoding WRKY transcription factor 6; amino-acid sequence: MDKGHLGGGGGGGGLLALDASPRQLGFLNLLSPAPFHRSMEADDGGGGGGGRGRRSIEVDFFSDEKKNMKKSRASAGADADDHKDQASAAGLAIKKEDLTINLLPGNNTRSDRSMVVDDDGASRADEDRNGRNTGELAAMQAELSRMNEENQRLRGMLTQVNNSYHALQMHLVALMQQRTQMPPVQPQQPPTQEDGKNESAIVPRQFLGLGPSGASADVAEEPSNSSTEVGSPRRSSSNGNEDPERGDNPDGPSTAGWLPGRGMTQQQQQLGAAAKGHDQQAQEATMRKARVSVRARSEAPIIADGCQWRKYGQKMAKGNPCPRAYYRCTMATGCPVRKQVQRCAEDRTILITTYEGTHNHPLPPAAMAMASTTSAAASMLLSGSMPSADGAGLMSSNFLARTVLPCSSSMATISASAPFPTVTLDLTHAPPGAPNAMPLNVARPHAPGQFHVPMPGGGMAPAFAMPPHMLYNQSKFSGLQMSSDSVDAGQFAQPRPPMGLPGQLSDTVSAAAAAITADPNFTVALAAAISSIMAGQHAAGNSNANNSNNNTSNNNVMTTSNNTTSNNTNSETQ